CTCGAGCACCTGCCGCTCGAGTTCCCGGTAGGGCTGCTCCGAGGAGGAATCAACCGCAAACCACGTCCAGCTGCTGGCGGCTGCCGGGGTTTCCGAGGTCACAGGCCAGTCGATGCGCTGGCCCCCATAGGTGAGCCCCACGCAGGTGAGGTGTTCGTCGCCGCCCAGCAGCGACCAGAGCAAGCGCAGCTGATCGCGCCGGTAGGCCAGCGGATCGGTGGTCCTGCTGCGTTCCGGCTGGTATCCCGGCTGCTGCTGCACCTGCTCCGGGGTATCGCAGGCCAGGTAGGTGCCGGTTTCGGTGGGGTAGAACCAGCAGGCCTCATTGGCCACCTCGGCCAGGGGGAGCTCGTCCAGGCAGGTGATCGCGGGGTTGCGCAGAGCCGCCGGCGGTTGGCCGATCCGTTCGTCTGGCGTCTCCCCCCGCAGGTCGTACACGCCCAGGCTGAGGGCGCCGATCTCCAGCCCTGGAACGAGCGCATTGCAGAAGGGTGGGGTGCCCTTCCTGACCTGCTGCACCAACCCCTCCAGGTCGCTGGGCCCGGCTGGTGGACAGGGGTAGATCCGCAGCCGCCGGGCGCTGCGGACGCCCTCGGCCTGCGCGGCCACCAGGGCAGGCCAGTGGAGCGCATCGCTGGGGGGAAGGTGCCCGTGCGGAGCCAGCACGAACACGGGGACATGAATCCAGGCCATGGTCGGCGGGGTGGGGGGGATGGGAACGTGTGAGCCAGGGTGGAACAGGCCCAGGATCGCCTGGCCCAGGGCGTTGTGGACCACCACCTCCCACTGTTGCCCAGGTACATGTCTGCCCATGGACATGCCGACCGCGGGATCATGAAGCGGGGAACCGGGGAGCGCATCAACCGCAGGGCACCCCCTGTCGCGGTGCCCTGCCGAGGCTGCCCCCTCGCGATGCTCAGCCCACAGGGGCAGCGTGCAGCTTGTAGGCGGGATCCATCCAGCAGCGGGGCAGGGCTTCTCCGGAGGGAAAGCGAAGATCGGCCTTCAGGAAGGGCGCCCTGTCCTGCATCTCCTCACCGGCATGCAGGCGACCCTCCACGTTGGTCACGAAGGGGTCAAAAAGCTGATGCACATTCAGCACTTCCATCAGTGCTCCGTCCTGGCGGGTTTTGAGGAACATGGTGTGCTCCGTCTCACTGGCATCTCCGGTCTAGGAAAGCGTGGAGGTTCTGGCAGGTTGCCGAGAGGGTGGATACCCCCCTTGAGTCCAGCCACGGCCAAGAGCCCCGGGCCTGGCCGGAAAAGCCTGTCGCGACCGGGCTGGCAGGGTGGCCGGGCTGTGGCGGACATCCTGGTGCGGGCACGCCAGGGGAAGCGGTCTCAGCCCATCGCTGTCCATCCGCTGCAGTACCTCCCTGGGTTGGAAGCTCAGAACTTGCGCAGCTCCCGACCGATCTTCAGGCGTTGCCTGGAGCGGGGCTCGGCCCGCTCAGGCGGATCGTCGAGGGCCATGGCGATGGCGGCCAGGGCCAGGCACGCGGAGAGCAACAGAACCAGTGGGCGGCGCGATGGGCGTGCTGCGCCCCCGGCGTGGCGGGGCCGGCGCCCACGTCTATTCACATCCCTGGACGGAGATCCGGTAGCTGAAGCCCAGTGCGGCGGGCCGGCTTCGCGAGCCGACCTTGAAATTCATCAGCCGGGTGCGGCGGCCGGGCACCGCCGGGAAGGGGCCGAACTCCCTGCCCTCACCAGGCTCGAAGGTGGGTGTTTCGTTGATCACCTGCAGGTTGGCCCCATCGGTGAAGATCATGAAGCCGGCAATGGGAAAGGTGGCCCGCTCCGATGAGGCCGAGGTGAAGAAGAACCGGTAGCTCCTGTAGTCGCGGTCCACGATGAAATCTGTGTTCCAGTTGGTCCGGCCCAGGGCCCGATCGGGGCCGATCTGCTTGCTCACCACCGGATCACCGCTGCCGCCCAGTGGTATCAGGAAGCGGCACTCGGCCTGAGCTGGCAGTGCAGCCATGCCTGCCAGCAGCAGCGTGGCGAGCAGGGAGGTGCCAGGAAGAGCCGACGGCATCACGCAACGGGGAGAGAGGCTGAATCTTATGCGCGCTGTTGCAGCTCGGCCTTCTCCTCCGGCAGGATCGCTCCCTCCACCGGGCACACCTGCAGGCAGATGCCGCAGTCGATGCAGGTATCGAAATCGATCCAGTAAAAGCTGGTGCCCTTGCTGTTGGCGCCCTGGCCTGGATGGATGCAGGCCACCGGGCAGGCATCCACACAATCGGCCACCCCTTCGCAGACGTTGGTGACGATCGTGTGGGCCATGGTGCGCGGCTTGGGCTGGCCCGATCCTAGGGAGCGAGCCAGTGCACTCTCGGGGAGCCGCGCTCGGCGGCGATCGCCTCCGCACCTGTGCGGCTGGTCACGGGGCCCGGCAGCAGTTCGGCCCGGGTCCCACGGCTGTGCAGGCCTTCAAGCATCTCCAGGGCAGCGGCCAGCAGGGTGTCCTCGGCGTAGGCCACCAGATCCGGGGCGACTTCGGCCGCAGCGACGGCCGCAGCGCTGTCCGAGGAGAGCAGCTCGCGGACGGCCTCCACATCGAAGGCGAAGCCCACCCCGGCCGCGATCTGGGCATCGCCGCAGAAGCGCCCCACCAGAGCGTCGTAGCGGCCGCCGCCGGCGATCGCCACCGGTGCCTCGCGGCCCTGGCACACCAGCTTGAGCACCAGACCGTCATAGAGATCGAAATGGGGCTGGAAGGTGGGATCGAGCTGCACCGCCACCCCCAGCCGCTCCGCCGCCGGCGTGAGCACCGCCAGGGTGTGGCCGAGATCTTTCAGAAGCGGCACCGGACCCAGCCATTGCTCCAGCTGGTAAAGCACCTGGGTGGCGTGGCCTCGCAGACGCATCAGGGCCATCAGGCGCTGGCGATCACTGCCGTTCAGGTTGAGCTGCCCGAGCGCGATCGGATCGAAGCTGGTGAGGGCTGCCCGGGCCCCGCTCTGCTGGGGGCCGGGTATCTGCTGCAGCAGGGCCTTCAGCACGCCGTGGTG
This portion of the Cyanobium sp. NIES-981 genome encodes:
- a CDS encoding acetyltransferase, with the protein product MFLKTRQDGALMEVLNVHQLFDPFVTNVEGRLHAGEEMQDRAPFLKADLRFPSGEALPRCWMDPAYKLHAAPVG
- a CDS encoding ferredoxin family protein, which encodes MAHTIVTNVCEGVADCVDACPVACIHPGQGANSKGTSFYWIDFDTCIDCGICLQVCPVEGAILPEEKAELQQRA
- a CDS encoding ATP phosphoribosyltransferase regulatory subunit; the encoded protein is MALQPAAGARDLNPREVERNRRICGDLAAVYRRWGYQVVAPPGFERLDTLAAGGGIDSRELVRLAADEPLGLRPELTASIARAASTRLGSRPRPLRLWAEGPTFRSSVADTGLQRIHEQLQSGVELLGEPTAAADAELTRLLLAAAGSLGLRPEHRPRLLVGHHGVLKALLQQIPGPQQSGARAALTSFDPIALGQLNLNGSDRQRLMALMRLRGHATQVLYQLEQWLGPVPLLKDLGHTLAVLTPAAERLGVAVQLDPTFQPHFDLYDGLVLKLVCQGREAPVAIAGGGRYDALVGRFCGDAQIAAGVGFAFDVEAVRELLSSDSAAAVAAAEVAPDLVAYAEDTLLAAALEMLEGLHSRGTRAELLPGPVTSRTGAEAIAAERGSPRVHWLAP